The DNA window CGCCGCCGCGGTGCTCGGCATGGCGGCGGTGGCCCTCGAACCGCACGAGCTGGCGGCGCTCACCTCGTTCGTCTTCAACGTCGGAGCGGGGGCGCTCCGCAAATCCACCCTTCTGCGCAAGCTGAACGCCGGGGACCGCCAGGGCGCGGCCGCGGAGTTCGCGCGCTGGAACCGGTCCGGCGGCCGGGTGCTGCCGGGCCTCACCCGCCGACGCGATGCCGAGCGCCGGCTTTTCCTGGGAGACACCGCA is part of the Azospirillaceae bacterium genome and encodes:
- a CDS encoding lysozyme, which encodes MRPPLADAVTLARPLVAGFEGGRLAAYRCPAGVWTVGYGATGPDIHEGTVWTQAQADARLDADLQRFAAAVLGMAAVALEPHELAALTSFVFNVGAGALRKSTLLRKLNAGDRQGAAAEFARWNRSGGRVLPGLTRRRDAERRLFLGDTA